One genomic segment of Peromyscus leucopus breed LL Stock chromosome 23, UCI_PerLeu_2.1, whole genome shotgun sequence includes these proteins:
- the Bri3 gene encoding brain protein I3 isoform X1, with amino-acid sequence MDHKPLLQERPPAYNLEAGQGDYACGPHGYGAIPTAPPPPPYPYLVTGIPTSHPRVYNIHSRTVTRYPANSIVVVGGCPVCRVGVLEYCFTCLGIFLAIVLFPFGFICCFALRKRRCPNCGAVFT; translated from the exons ATGGACCACAAGCCCCTGTTGCAGGAGCGGCCGCCCGCCTACAACCTGGAGGCCGGCCAGGGCGACTACGCGTGCGGCCCGCACGGTTACGGGGCCATCCCCAccgcgcccccgccgccgccctaCCCCTACCTCGTCACAG GGATCCCCACCAGCCACCCCCGGGTCTATAACATCCACAGTCGAACGGTCACCCGGTATCCTGCCAACTCCATCGTCGTGGTCGGAGGCTGCCCGGTCTGCAG GGTTGGTGTCCTGGAGTACTGCTTCACCTGCCTGGGCATCTTCTTGGCCATCGTCCTGTTTCCTTTTGGGTTCATCTGCTGCTTTGCATTGAGGAAGCGAAGATGCCCCAACTGTGGAGCCGTCTTTACTTAA